From one Bradyrhizobium sp. Ash2021 genomic stretch:
- a CDS encoding ATP-binding protein: MPEVASLTYAALDGIAFAASRGRLADTPEYSATDLGPLIEMFQLARTGLLPPPGSAPWLRLNGSEAILRAIAGNADGWASTHGSGTGFLGCAVVQTAPKRWTSFKLEAHKAALTAGFPPQAVSRLMGAMGEIVDNVLEHSEAAGTGFVVFGSRTGSFEFAVADDGIGVLASLRSNAEYAYLTDEGDALQCALTDGESRFGKAAKRGTGFSTLFRSLVNMNASLRFRSGDHALSMHGTSPTLVNAHVARKPRASGFMVSVRCAI; this comes from the coding sequence TTGCCTGAGGTCGCAAGCCTGACGTACGCCGCGCTCGATGGGATCGCCTTCGCGGCGTCCCGCGGACGTCTCGCCGATACGCCTGAATACTCCGCGACCGACCTTGGTCCGCTGATCGAAATGTTTCAGTTGGCTCGCACGGGCCTCCTGCCTCCACCAGGCTCGGCGCCGTGGCTGCGCTTGAACGGGAGCGAGGCGATCCTGCGCGCGATCGCAGGCAACGCTGACGGATGGGCGTCGACGCACGGAAGCGGCACTGGGTTCCTCGGATGCGCTGTGGTGCAGACGGCACCGAAACGGTGGACCTCCTTTAAGCTGGAAGCGCACAAGGCGGCGCTCACGGCAGGTTTTCCTCCGCAAGCCGTCAGCCGTCTGATGGGCGCCATGGGAGAGATCGTAGACAACGTCTTGGAGCACTCCGAGGCCGCTGGGACCGGCTTCGTCGTCTTCGGCAGTCGGACCGGATCCTTCGAATTCGCGGTCGCCGACGACGGCATCGGAGTGCTCGCCAGTCTTCGATCGAACGCGGAGTACGCCTATCTGACCGACGAGGGCGACGCTTTGCAATGCGCCCTGACCGACGGCGAATCGCGGTTCGGTAAGGCGGCAAAGCGGGGTACCGGATTCAGCACGCTCTTCAGAAGCCTGGTGAACATGAACGCCTCGCTTCGATTCCGGTCGGGCGATCATGCGCTGAGCATGCACGGCACGTCGCCGACGCTGGTCAATGCTCACGTCGCTAGGAAGCCGCGTGCATCCGGATTTATGGTCTCGGTGCGCTGCGCGATCTGA